Within Ralstonia pickettii DTP0602, the genomic segment TTCGTCATGCGATCTTTTATGTCCTTTTTCTGGAAAGCAAATCATGCAAACCGGTATCGTCAAGTGGTTCAACGACGCCAAGGGCTTCGGCTTCATCAAGCCGGACGCGGGTGGTGACGACCTCTTCGCCCATTTCTCGGAAATCCGCTCCGACGGCTTCAAGTCGCTGCAGGAAAACCAGCGCGTGCAGTTCGAAGTCAAGAATGGCCCGAAGGGCCTGCAGGCCGCGAACATCACCCCGCTGTAAGCGTTGACCGCCGGCGCGCTCCGTGCGCGCCGCACAACGTGAGAACCCCGCCCCCGTGGCGGGGTTTTTTGTTTTTAGCGCCCCGCGTTTTCGTACGGCAGTGGGCGCTGTCTGGCGGCGCTCGCCACTGTTCCCACCGGCACCTGTTCGTGCGTGCTTTCGGCTGGCCCTTCCAGAACTGCAGGTCTACAGCCGGTCAACAGGCCCCGCATCGCGCGTGCCAATACACTGTTGCGAGACTGTCACGCCACGCCTGGCGGCCCGCCTGAATTGCCAAGGGACTTGAGTTCTCCAGACCCTCAGCATTAGACCCTCAGCCTGACGCAGAAACGGGTACGCATTGTTGCAGCACCGGTGGCATGCCCTGGCCTTCTTGCTCGCAGAAACAGGTACGCCCGGGCCGCCATTGCCACTTTTGCGCAGAACTCCCACACGCAGAAACGGGTACGCCCAGCTGCCGCGCGACCGCCGCCACCACCTTCCAGTCCCGCAGAAACGGGTACGCGCCTCAAGCGCGTTGCAAATCCATCACCACCAAAGACGCGCCACGCCGTCTTGCCTGTGCCGACATATCCACACTTCGGCCGACGCAGAAACGGGTACGGTCGCTGCTGTACCGAGGCAGCCCCCCTTGCCAGTACAGATATCGAACGGCCTCGCAGAAACAGGTACGCCGGCAACGTCCGGAAGCTGGGCCGCGAGCCGCAGAAACGGGTACGGCCAACCGTGGCGGCATGCGGCGATCGTGGGTGGCTGTGGCGGTTATGCCGCTGGCACACGCAGAAACGGGTACGCGGCGCTATTTGGGCAAGCAGCTACGTATACGTCGAGTGTAAGTACTAGCTTTTATTATAAATCATGTGTATCATAGAAACTCGGGCCAACTCCCGGCTCTATTCGCCAAAGTGCGCACGCAGAAACGGGTACGGGTCGGTGCAACGAGCGCCCCTGCGGGCACGCAGAAACAGGTACGCTGGGCAGCCAACCCCGTGTTGTGGCGTTTTCGCAGAAATGGGTACGGCGCAGAAACGGGTACGCAGTTGTGGCGGGAGACGCTGATTCAGGACCCGCGCAGAAACGGGTACGCTTTCGGGGCACGGCACGCAGAAACAGGTACGCTTTACCGGCAGCGGCGCCGGCGGCAGACAGGACGACGAACCAGTTTCTGCGGGGATAACCAGGGTCCGGCGCAGATATCCACCGGAATCGACCAGGGAATGGCAGGTAAACCGCGTATACCGGTCCGCCGCACGCAGAAACGGGTACGCTTTCACCCCTCGCCATTGTGGACAAGCCTGTG encodes:
- a CDS encoding cold-shock protein (K03704: cspA; cold shock protein (beta-ribbon, CspA family)); amino-acid sequence: MQTGIVKWFNDAKGFGFIKPDAGGDDLFAHFSEIRSDGFKSLQENQRVQFEVKNGPKGLQAANITPL